One Capsicum annuum cultivar UCD-10X-F1 chromosome 2, UCD10Xv1.1, whole genome shotgun sequence genomic window carries:
- the LOC107860057 gene encoding uncharacterized protein LOC107860057: MATALCTLILPKVVQSNRGISRTRAVLTRDAKMKVPYEVKQGQSRLFHKLPSGLNMEVLFQKGLQPDEEEKRTCTENPPLVFVHGSFHAAWCWAEHWLPFFSQNGYDCYALSLLGQGETDSPAAAVAGTLQTHASDIADFIDKEIKFPPVLLGHSFGGLIVQYYIANTREALKGSDSEKKSLFPNLSGAALVCSVPPSGNSGLVWRYLFSKPLAAFKVTRSLAAKAFQTSLPLCKETFFSEAMEDQLVARYQQLMTESSRMPLFDLRKLNASLPVPRLEDPAFKVFIVGAKDDFIVDIEGLDETGRFYGVPTVCIDGVAHDIMIDCSWRKGAQSILSWLNDLK, translated from the exons ATGGCTACCGCACTCTGTACTTTGATTCTTCCCAAAGTTGTTCAATCCAACCGAGGAATATCAAGAACTCGTGCTGTCCTAACGAGGGATGCCAAAATGAAGGTTCCATATGAAGTGAAGCAGGGACAATCTCGTCTTTTTCACAAGCTTCCCTCTGGTCTAAACATGGAGGTTCTCTTCCAAAAGGGACTTCAACCAGATGAAGAGGAAAAGAGAACATGTACTGAAAACCCACCATTAGTGTTTGTACATGGAAGCTTTCATGCAGCTTGGTGCTGGGCTGAACACTGGCTTCCCTTCTTTTCTCAAAATGGATATGACTGTTATGCTCTCAGCTTGCTTGGCCAG GGAGAAACTGATTCACCTGCTGCTGCAGTTGCAGGTACCCTCCAG ACACATGCAAGTGATATTGCTGACTTCATCGACAAAGAGATCAAGTTTCCACCAGTATTGCTTGGACATTCATTTGGGGGGCTTATTGTTCAGTATTACATTGCAAATACTAGAGAAGCATTAAAAG GTTCTGATTCAGAAAAGAAAAGTTTATTCCCCAATCTTTCTGGAGCGGCACTTGTTTGCTCGGTACCCCCTTCGGGTAATAG TGGGTTAGTATGGCGATATCTATTCTCCAAGCCTCTTGCTGCTTTCAAG GTAACTCGGAGCCTGGCAGCCAAAGCTTTTCAAACATCTTTACCTCTTTGTAAAGAAACATTTTTTTCAGAAGCAATGGAGGATCAGCTGGTTGCACG CTACCAACAGCTAATGACTGAAAGCTCAAGGATGCCTTTGTTTGATCTAAGAAAGCTCAATGCATCTCTTCCTGTCCCTCGACTCGAGGATCCTGCATTTAAAGTATTCATAGTGGGAGCAAAGGATGATTTCATTGTG GACATAGAAGGACTCGATGAAACAGGAAGATTCTATGGCGTGCCAACCGTCTGTATTGATGGGGTTGCTCATGATATAATGATAGATTGCTCATGGAGGAAGGGTGCACAATCGATCCTATCATGGTTAAACGACTTAAAATAA
- the LOC107860054 gene encoding protein ABA DEFICIENT 4, chloroplastic isoform X7: MALTSTCFCLSQFSLKMTSWTPALSSHILCCYVRRNQTPSPTLEIIDPDLLSYRVRKRGIKHGNEWSFLGGSTVMRQPNLQNISQGRSCRVSAMWLPSSQVASSVFTLGTAAVLPFYTLMVAAPKAELTRKLMESAIPYVVLGLLYAYLLYLSWTPDTIRLMFASKYWLPELSGIAKMFSSEMTLASAWIHLLAVDLFAARQVYHDGLQNGMETRHSVSLCLLFCPIGIVIHLLTKAVVSSAGKTVPRTH; the protein is encoded by the exons ATGGCCTTAACTTCTACTTGCTTTTGTCTTTCCCAATTCTCACTCAAG ATGACCAGCTGGACACCTGCTCTGTCATCACATATCCTATGTTGTTATGTCAGGAGGAACCAGACTCCATCCCCCACGCTTGAAATAATAGACCCTGACCTTTTAAGTTATCGAGTTCGGAAACGAGGAATCAAGCATGGAAATGAATGGAGTTTCCTCGGAGGATCAACAGTAATGCGTCAGCCTAACCTCCAAAATATTTCACAAGGAAGAAGCTGCAGGGTGTCTGCTATGT GGTTGCCTAGTTCTCAAGTAGCTAGTAGTGTTTTTACGCTAGGAACAGCAGCCGTTCTTCCATTTTACACCCTCATGGTTGCAGCACCTAAAGCCGAACTT ACCAGAAAATTGATGGAAAGTGCCATACCATATGTTGTGCTCGGACTTCTGTACGCATATCTGTTGTACCTGTCTTGGACACCTGATACAATTCGGCTGATGTTTGCTAGTAAATACTGGCTTCCCGAG CTGTCTGGTATAGCAAAGATGTTCTCCAGTGAGATGACATTAGCATCTGCTTGGATTCACCTACTGGCTGTAGATCTTTTTGCTGCAag GCAGGTTTATCACGATGGTTTGCAAAATGGAATGGAAACGCGTCATTCTGTGTCTCTCTGCTTGCTATTTTGCCCCATTGGAATTGTTATTCATCTCCTCACTAAAGCTGTAGTAAGTAGTGCAGGAAAAACAGTGCCTAGAACTCATTGA
- the LOC107860053 gene encoding uncharacterized protein LOC107860053: protein MMSPKPLSENRGSSHSTTIRQTPLQIIHVVGNFMRIWSVYSMYRYLSQTGASVVLFMFFCLLPSCIWFLVAQKPWKGRALSNTQVVPSVVNGGITALYFILWGKGLKSCGPVRAILGEYSGAVLGVLSGVLYGRGGRVWKKVGGLLAMLASFYFLSQGWAMATYSPFPFSNASDDEAPTEQLVGMKEMLVPILAGILSALRRVIARRVSLKNQLKRRLHAITLTSATCFLFPVAMWDMIIGSNNVGLPFSAWAFSSTILFGMILIFYIDSIAEERLHMVFSSPRHLMVAGGCIIVMEIVYKMDFSLIGFLVCAAILGIGIYEATSLDRSRRDSFQRSGSNGILDDQMEMSPLPT, encoded by the exons ATGATGTCTCCGAAGCCACTTTCTGAAAATCGAGGTTCATCTCACTCTACTACCATCAG GCAAACCCCCTTGCAGATAATCCATGTTGTTGGGAACTTTATGAGAATATGGTCAGTTTACTCCATGTACCGTTATTTGTCTCAGACAGGGGCTTCAGTTGTTCTTTTCATGTTCTTCTGTCTTCTTCCATCATGCATTTGGTTTCTAGTAGCACAAAAGCCTTGGAAGGGAAGGGCACTTTCTAATACACAG GTGGTACCTTCGGTTGTAAATGGTGGTATAACAGCTCTTTACTTCATCTTGTGGGGAAAGGGCCTTAAATCTTGTGGTCCTGTTCG GGCCATATTGGGTGAGTATTCTGGTGCTGTTCTAGGAGTATTATCTGGGGTGCTGTATGGAAGGGGGGGCCGTGTTTGGAAAAAG GTTGGTGGACTCCTTGCAATGCTTGCATCTTTCTACTTTTTATCACAAGGATGGGCGATGGCtacatattctccatttc CATTTAGCAATGCCTCTGATGATGAAGCACCTACTGAACAGCTAGTTGGAATGAAGGAAATGCTTGTTCCTATTCTTGCTGGAATCTTGTCAGCACTTCGGAGGGTGATTGCAAGACGGGTCTCACTTAAG AACCAACTGAAGAGGCGACTCCATGCCATAACCCTTACATCTGCGACATGCTTTTTGTTTCCTGTTGCCATGTGGGACATGATTATA GGATCTAACAATGTAGGGCTGCCTTTTTCTGCATGGGCTTTTTCAAGCACCATCTTATTTgggatgatattgatattttacatTGATAGCATCGCAGAGGAGAG GTTGCATATGGTTTTCTCTTCTCCAAGGCACTTAATGGTTGCAGGAGGATGCATCATTGTCATGGAGATAGTATATAAAATGGACTTCTCGTTAATCGGCTTTCTTGTTTGTGCCGCCATCTTGGGAATTG GCATAtatgaagccacatccttggatCGTTCTAGGAGAGATTCTTTCCAACGCTCAGGCTCCAATGGTATCTTGGACGATCAAATGGAAATGTCTCCACTTCCCACTTGA
- the LOC107860054 gene encoding protein ABA DEFICIENT 4, chloroplastic isoform X6 → MALTSTCFCLSQFSLKMTSWTPALSSHILCCYVRRNQTPSPTLEIIDPDLLSYRVRKRGIKHGNEWSFLGGSTVMRQPNLQNISQGRSCRVSAMCNLFFPLLWLPSSQVASSVFTLGTAAVLPFYTLMVAAPKAELTRKLMESAIPYVVLGLLYAYLLYLSWTPDTIRLMFASKYWLPELSGIAKMFSSEMTLASAWIHLLAVDLFAARQVYHDGLQNGMETRHSVSLCLLFCPIGIVIHLLTKAVVSSAGKTVPRTH, encoded by the exons ATGGCCTTAACTTCTACTTGCTTTTGTCTTTCCCAATTCTCACTCAAG ATGACCAGCTGGACACCTGCTCTGTCATCACATATCCTATGTTGTTATGTCAGGAGGAACCAGACTCCATCCCCCACGCTTGAAATAATAGACCCTGACCTTTTAAGTTATCGAGTTCGGAAACGAGGAATCAAGCATGGAAATGAATGGAGTTTCCTCGGAGGATCAACAGTAATGCGTCAGCCTAACCTCCAAAATATTTCACAAGGAAGAAGCTGCAGGGTGTCTGCTATGTGTAATCTTTTCTTCCCACTGCTTT GGTTGCCTAGTTCTCAAGTAGCTAGTAGTGTTTTTACGCTAGGAACAGCAGCCGTTCTTCCATTTTACACCCTCATGGTTGCAGCACCTAAAGCCGAACTT ACCAGAAAATTGATGGAAAGTGCCATACCATATGTTGTGCTCGGACTTCTGTACGCATATCTGTTGTACCTGTCTTGGACACCTGATACAATTCGGCTGATGTTTGCTAGTAAATACTGGCTTCCCGAG CTGTCTGGTATAGCAAAGATGTTCTCCAGTGAGATGACATTAGCATCTGCTTGGATTCACCTACTGGCTGTAGATCTTTTTGCTGCAag GCAGGTTTATCACGATGGTTTGCAAAATGGAATGGAAACGCGTCATTCTGTGTCTCTCTGCTTGCTATTTTGCCCCATTGGAATTGTTATTCATCTCCTCACTAAAGCTGTAGTAAGTAGTGCAGGAAAAACAGTGCCTAGAACTCATTGA
- the LOC107860054 gene encoding protein MAO HUZI 4, chloroplastic isoform X8: MRQPNLQNISQGRSCRVSAMCNLFFPLLWLPSSQVASSVFTLGTAAVLPFYTLMVAAPKAELTYLSPFFMHKSRTDGGMISVALIYHLITRKLMESAIPYVVLGLLYAYLLYLSWTPDTIRLMFASKYWLPELSGIAKMFSSEMTLASAWIHLLAVDLFAARQVYHDGLQNGMETRHSVSLCLLFCPIGIVIHLLTKAVVSSAGKTVPRTH, encoded by the exons ATGCGTCAGCCTAACCTCCAAAATATTTCACAAGGAAGAAGCTGCAGGGTGTCTGCTATGTGTAATCTTTTCTTCCCACTGCTTT GGTTGCCTAGTTCTCAAGTAGCTAGTAGTGTTTTTACGCTAGGAACAGCAGCCGTTCTTCCATTTTACACCCTCATGGTTGCAGCACCTAAAGCCGAACTT ACATATCTCTCTCCCTTTTTCATGCACAAAAGTAGAACTGATGGGGGCATGATTTCAGTGGCATTGATTTATCATCTAATT ACCAGAAAATTGATGGAAAGTGCCATACCATATGTTGTGCTCGGACTTCTGTACGCATATCTGTTGTACCTGTCTTGGACACCTGATACAATTCGGCTGATGTTTGCTAGTAAATACTGGCTTCCCGAG CTGTCTGGTATAGCAAAGATGTTCTCCAGTGAGATGACATTAGCATCTGCTTGGATTCACCTACTGGCTGTAGATCTTTTTGCTGCAag GCAGGTTTATCACGATGGTTTGCAAAATGGAATGGAAACGCGTCATTCTGTGTCTCTCTGCTTGCTATTTTGCCCCATTGGAATTGTTATTCATCTCCTCACTAAAGCTGTAGTAAGTAGTGCAGGAAAAACAGTGCCTAGAACTCATTGA
- the LOC107860054 gene encoding protein ABA DEFICIENT 4, chloroplastic isoform X5, giving the protein MGRVNPWSLHKTRRNQTPSPTLEIIDPDLLSYRVRKRGIKHGNEWSFLGGSTVMRQPNLQNISQGRSCRVSAMCNLFFPLLWLPSSQVASSVFTLGTAAVLPFYTLMVAAPKAELTYLSPFFMHKSRTDGGMISVALIYHLITRKLMESAIPYVVLGLLYAYLLYLSWTPDTIRLMFASKYWLPELSGIAKMFSSEMTLASAWIHLLAVDLFAARQVYHDGLQNGMETRHSVSLCLLFCPIGIVIHLLTKAVVSSAGKTVPRTH; this is encoded by the exons ATGGGGCGCGTGAACCCGTGGTCTCTCCATAAAACAAG GAGGAACCAGACTCCATCCCCCACGCTTGAAATAATAGACCCTGACCTTTTAAGTTATCGAGTTCGGAAACGAGGAATCAAGCATGGAAATGAATGGAGTTTCCTCGGAGGATCAACAGTAATGCGTCAGCCTAACCTCCAAAATATTTCACAAGGAAGAAGCTGCAGGGTGTCTGCTATGTGTAATCTTTTCTTCCCACTGCTTT GGTTGCCTAGTTCTCAAGTAGCTAGTAGTGTTTTTACGCTAGGAACAGCAGCCGTTCTTCCATTTTACACCCTCATGGTTGCAGCACCTAAAGCCGAACTT ACATATCTCTCTCCCTTTTTCATGCACAAAAGTAGAACTGATGGGGGCATGATTTCAGTGGCATTGATTTATCATCTAATT ACCAGAAAATTGATGGAAAGTGCCATACCATATGTTGTGCTCGGACTTCTGTACGCATATCTGTTGTACCTGTCTTGGACACCTGATACAATTCGGCTGATGTTTGCTAGTAAATACTGGCTTCCCGAG CTGTCTGGTATAGCAAAGATGTTCTCCAGTGAGATGACATTAGCATCTGCTTGGATTCACCTACTGGCTGTAGATCTTTTTGCTGCAag GCAGGTTTATCACGATGGTTTGCAAAATGGAATGGAAACGCGTCATTCTGTGTCTCTCTGCTTGCTATTTTGCCCCATTGGAATTGTTATTCATCTCCTCACTAAAGCTGTAGTAAGTAGTGCAGGAAAAACAGTGCCTAGAACTCATTGA
- the LOC107860054 gene encoding protein ABA DEFICIENT 4, chloroplastic isoform X1 — protein sequence MALTSTCFCLSQFSLKMTSWTPALSSHILCCYVRRNQTPSPTLEIIDPDLLSYRVRKRGIKHGNEWSFLGGSTVMRQPNLQNISQGRSCRVSAMCNLFFPLLWLPSSQVASSVFTLGTAAVLPFYTLMVAAPKAELTYLSPFFMHKSRTDGGMISVALIYHLITRKLMESAIPYVVLGLLYAYLLYLSWTPDTIRLMFASKYWLPELSGIAKMFSSEMTLASAWIHLLAVDLFAARQVYHDGLQNGMETRHSVSLCLLFCPIGIVIHLLTKAVVSSAGKTVPRTH from the exons ATGGCCTTAACTTCTACTTGCTTTTGTCTTTCCCAATTCTCACTCAAG ATGACCAGCTGGACACCTGCTCTGTCATCACATATCCTATGTTGTTATGTCAGGAGGAACCAGACTCCATCCCCCACGCTTGAAATAATAGACCCTGACCTTTTAAGTTATCGAGTTCGGAAACGAGGAATCAAGCATGGAAATGAATGGAGTTTCCTCGGAGGATCAACAGTAATGCGTCAGCCTAACCTCCAAAATATTTCACAAGGAAGAAGCTGCAGGGTGTCTGCTATGTGTAATCTTTTCTTCCCACTGCTTT GGTTGCCTAGTTCTCAAGTAGCTAGTAGTGTTTTTACGCTAGGAACAGCAGCCGTTCTTCCATTTTACACCCTCATGGTTGCAGCACCTAAAGCCGAACTT ACATATCTCTCTCCCTTTTTCATGCACAAAAGTAGAACTGATGGGGGCATGATTTCAGTGGCATTGATTTATCATCTAATT ACCAGAAAATTGATGGAAAGTGCCATACCATATGTTGTGCTCGGACTTCTGTACGCATATCTGTTGTACCTGTCTTGGACACCTGATACAATTCGGCTGATGTTTGCTAGTAAATACTGGCTTCCCGAG CTGTCTGGTATAGCAAAGATGTTCTCCAGTGAGATGACATTAGCATCTGCTTGGATTCACCTACTGGCTGTAGATCTTTTTGCTGCAag GCAGGTTTATCACGATGGTTTGCAAAATGGAATGGAAACGCGTCATTCTGTGTCTCTCTGCTTGCTATTTTGCCCCATTGGAATTGTTATTCATCTCCTCACTAAAGCTGTAGTAAGTAGTGCAGGAAAAACAGTGCCTAGAACTCATTGA
- the LOC107860054 gene encoding protein ABA DEFICIENT 4, chloroplastic isoform X2 — protein MALTSTCFCLSQFSLKMTSWTPALSSHILCCYVRRNQTPSPTLEIIDPDLLSYRVRKRGIKHGNEWSFLGGSTVMRQPNLQNISQGRSCRVSAMWLPSSQVASSVFTLGTAAVLPFYTLMVAAPKAELTYLSPFFMHKSRTDGGMISVALIYHLITRKLMESAIPYVVLGLLYAYLLYLSWTPDTIRLMFASKYWLPELSGIAKMFSSEMTLASAWIHLLAVDLFAARQVYHDGLQNGMETRHSVSLCLLFCPIGIVIHLLTKAVVSSAGKTVPRTH, from the exons ATGGCCTTAACTTCTACTTGCTTTTGTCTTTCCCAATTCTCACTCAAG ATGACCAGCTGGACACCTGCTCTGTCATCACATATCCTATGTTGTTATGTCAGGAGGAACCAGACTCCATCCCCCACGCTTGAAATAATAGACCCTGACCTTTTAAGTTATCGAGTTCGGAAACGAGGAATCAAGCATGGAAATGAATGGAGTTTCCTCGGAGGATCAACAGTAATGCGTCAGCCTAACCTCCAAAATATTTCACAAGGAAGAAGCTGCAGGGTGTCTGCTATGT GGTTGCCTAGTTCTCAAGTAGCTAGTAGTGTTTTTACGCTAGGAACAGCAGCCGTTCTTCCATTTTACACCCTCATGGTTGCAGCACCTAAAGCCGAACTT ACATATCTCTCTCCCTTTTTCATGCACAAAAGTAGAACTGATGGGGGCATGATTTCAGTGGCATTGATTTATCATCTAATT ACCAGAAAATTGATGGAAAGTGCCATACCATATGTTGTGCTCGGACTTCTGTACGCATATCTGTTGTACCTGTCTTGGACACCTGATACAATTCGGCTGATGTTTGCTAGTAAATACTGGCTTCCCGAG CTGTCTGGTATAGCAAAGATGTTCTCCAGTGAGATGACATTAGCATCTGCTTGGATTCACCTACTGGCTGTAGATCTTTTTGCTGCAag GCAGGTTTATCACGATGGTTTGCAAAATGGAATGGAAACGCGTCATTCTGTGTCTCTCTGCTTGCTATTTTGCCCCATTGGAATTGTTATTCATCTCCTCACTAAAGCTGTAGTAAGTAGTGCAGGAAAAACAGTGCCTAGAACTCATTGA
- the LOC107860054 gene encoding protein ABA DEFICIENT 4, chloroplastic isoform X4, translating into MTSWTPALSSHILCCYVRRNQTPSPTLEIIDPDLLSYRVRKRGIKHGNEWSFLGGSTVMRQPNLQNISQGRSCRVSAMCNLFFPLLWLPSSQVASSVFTLGTAAVLPFYTLMVAAPKAELTYLSPFFMHKSRTDGGMISVALIYHLITRKLMESAIPYVVLGLLYAYLLYLSWTPDTIRLMFASKYWLPELSGIAKMFSSEMTLASAWIHLLAVDLFAARQVYHDGLQNGMETRHSVSLCLLFCPIGIVIHLLTKAVVSSAGKTVPRTH; encoded by the exons ATGACCAGCTGGACACCTGCTCTGTCATCACATATCCTATGTTGTTATGTCAGGAGGAACCAGACTCCATCCCCCACGCTTGAAATAATAGACCCTGACCTTTTAAGTTATCGAGTTCGGAAACGAGGAATCAAGCATGGAAATGAATGGAGTTTCCTCGGAGGATCAACAGTAATGCGTCAGCCTAACCTCCAAAATATTTCACAAGGAAGAAGCTGCAGGGTGTCTGCTATGTGTAATCTTTTCTTCCCACTGCTTT GGTTGCCTAGTTCTCAAGTAGCTAGTAGTGTTTTTACGCTAGGAACAGCAGCCGTTCTTCCATTTTACACCCTCATGGTTGCAGCACCTAAAGCCGAACTT ACATATCTCTCTCCCTTTTTCATGCACAAAAGTAGAACTGATGGGGGCATGATTTCAGTGGCATTGATTTATCATCTAATT ACCAGAAAATTGATGGAAAGTGCCATACCATATGTTGTGCTCGGACTTCTGTACGCATATCTGTTGTACCTGTCTTGGACACCTGATACAATTCGGCTGATGTTTGCTAGTAAATACTGGCTTCCCGAG CTGTCTGGTATAGCAAAGATGTTCTCCAGTGAGATGACATTAGCATCTGCTTGGATTCACCTACTGGCTGTAGATCTTTTTGCTGCAag GCAGGTTTATCACGATGGTTTGCAAAATGGAATGGAAACGCGTCATTCTGTGTCTCTCTGCTTGCTATTTTGCCCCATTGGAATTGTTATTCATCTCCTCACTAAAGCTGTAGTAAGTAGTGCAGGAAAAACAGTGCCTAGAACTCATTGA
- the LOC107860054 gene encoding protein ABA DEFICIENT 4, chloroplastic isoform X3, producing MALTSTCFCLSQFSLKMTSWTPALSSHILCCYVRRNQTPSPTLEIIDPDLLSYRVRKRGIKHGNEWSFLGGSTVMRQPNLQNISQGRSCRVSAMCNLFFPLLWLPSSQVASSVFTLGTAAVLPFYTLMVAAPKAELTYLSPFFMHKSRTDGGMISVALIYHLITRKLMESAIPYVVLGLLYAYLLYLSWTPDTIRLMFASKYWLPELSGIAKMFSSEMTLASAWIHLLAVDLFAARQVYHDGLQNGMETRHSVSLCLLFCPIGIVIHLLTKAV from the exons ATGGCCTTAACTTCTACTTGCTTTTGTCTTTCCCAATTCTCACTCAAG ATGACCAGCTGGACACCTGCTCTGTCATCACATATCCTATGTTGTTATGTCAGGAGGAACCAGACTCCATCCCCCACGCTTGAAATAATAGACCCTGACCTTTTAAGTTATCGAGTTCGGAAACGAGGAATCAAGCATGGAAATGAATGGAGTTTCCTCGGAGGATCAACAGTAATGCGTCAGCCTAACCTCCAAAATATTTCACAAGGAAGAAGCTGCAGGGTGTCTGCTATGTGTAATCTTTTCTTCCCACTGCTTT GGTTGCCTAGTTCTCAAGTAGCTAGTAGTGTTTTTACGCTAGGAACAGCAGCCGTTCTTCCATTTTACACCCTCATGGTTGCAGCACCTAAAGCCGAACTT ACATATCTCTCTCCCTTTTTCATGCACAAAAGTAGAACTGATGGGGGCATGATTTCAGTGGCATTGATTTATCATCTAATT ACCAGAAAATTGATGGAAAGTGCCATACCATATGTTGTGCTCGGACTTCTGTACGCATATCTGTTGTACCTGTCTTGGACACCTGATACAATTCGGCTGATGTTTGCTAGTAAATACTGGCTTCCCGAG CTGTCTGGTATAGCAAAGATGTTCTCCAGTGAGATGACATTAGCATCTGCTTGGATTCACCTACTGGCTGTAGATCTTTTTGCTGCAag GCAGGTTTATCACGATGGTTTGCAAAATGGAATGGAAACGCGTCATTCTGTGTCTCTCTGCTTGCTATTTTGCCCCATTGGAATTGTTATTCATCTCCTCACTAAAGCTGTA TAA